In the genome of Actinomadura graeca, one region contains:
- the rsmA gene encoding 16S rRNA (adenine(1518)-N(6)/adenine(1519)-N(6))-dimethyltransferase RsmA yields the protein MGEKQGLLGAADVRALAGRLGIRPTKTLGQNFVIDANTVRRIVRTADLRPDDVVIEVGPGLGSLTLALLPQVGRVVAVEIDPALAAELPATAAAREPDLAGRLEIVHADAMKVTAVPGPEPTALVANLPYNVAVPVVLHLLASLPSLRRALVMVQAEVADRMVAAPGSKIYGVPSVKIAWYGEARRAGAVGRAVFWPAPNVDSGLVAFTRREPPPTTASRERVFAVIDAAFAQRRKTLRAALAGWAGSAAEAERALRAADVDPRARGEALDVAAFARIAEYGPLGGAQNPPAAGPGGTTDPEEAEGDGEGAFADGAGGGARGGADRDGGSGGPGGGGL from the coding sequence GTGGGGGAGAAACAAGGGTTGCTGGGGGCGGCGGACGTGCGGGCCCTCGCCGGGCGGCTGGGCATCAGGCCCACCAAGACGCTCGGGCAGAACTTCGTCATCGACGCGAACACCGTCCGGCGGATCGTCCGGACGGCGGACCTGCGCCCGGACGACGTCGTCATCGAGGTCGGGCCGGGACTCGGGTCGCTGACGCTGGCGCTGCTGCCGCAGGTGGGGCGCGTGGTGGCGGTGGAGATCGACCCGGCGCTCGCCGCGGAGCTGCCCGCGACGGCCGCGGCGCGGGAACCGGACCTCGCCGGACGGCTGGAGATCGTCCACGCCGATGCGATGAAGGTCACGGCGGTGCCGGGGCCGGAGCCGACCGCGCTGGTCGCGAACCTGCCCTACAACGTCGCCGTCCCGGTCGTCCTGCACCTGCTGGCGTCGCTGCCGTCGCTGCGCCGCGCCCTCGTCATGGTCCAGGCCGAGGTCGCCGACCGGATGGTCGCGGCCCCCGGCTCGAAGATCTACGGGGTGCCGTCGGTGAAGATCGCCTGGTACGGGGAGGCCCGGCGGGCGGGGGCGGTGGGCCGCGCGGTGTTCTGGCCCGCCCCGAACGTCGACTCCGGGCTGGTGGCGTTCACCCGGCGCGAGCCGCCGCCCACGACGGCGAGCCGGGAGCGGGTGTTCGCGGTGATCGACGCCGCCTTCGCGCAGCGCCGCAAGACGCTGCGGGCGGCGCTGGCGGGGTGGGCCGGGTCGGCGGCGGAGGCCGAGCGGGCGCTGCGCGCCGCCGACGTTGATCCACGAGCTCGGGGCGAAGCGCTGGACGTGGCCGCCTTCGCCCGTATTGCCGAGTATGGTCCTTTGGGCGGAGCCCAAAATCCCCCTGCGGCCGGACCCGGGGGCACGACAGATCCGGAAGAGGCGGAGGGCGATGGTGAAGGCGCGTTCGCGGACGGCGCGGGCGGGGGTGCCCGCGGGGGCGCCGATCGTGATGGCGGCTCTGGCGGTCCTGGCGGCGGCGGGCTGTAG